A portion of the Mycoplasmopsis mustelae genome contains these proteins:
- a CDS encoding cysteine hydrolase family protein, which yields MKNKRLTVVIDMLNGFCKFGPLSSQRINRIIPNIVEVLNKSDDILFVCDAHSIDDLEMKQYPIHCLKDSLEAEVVDELKPYQRQKNAKTVLKNTTNGFYEVLPSYWDQYDEFEFVGCCTDICVLQFVMNLKIWFNKIGSKKPIYVIQKCVETFDSPTHNGDEMHKLALQLMQEAGVEIV from the coding sequence ATGAAAAATAAGAGATTAACTGTAGTAATTGATATGTTAAATGGTTTCTGTAAATTTGGACCATTAAGCAGTCAAAGAATTAACCGAATAATTCCGAATATTGTTGAAGTTTTAAATAAATCTGATGACATTTTATTTGTTTGTGATGCTCATTCAATTGATGATTTAGAAATGAAACAATATCCGATACATTGTTTGAAAGACAGTTTAGAAGCAGAAGTGGTTGATGAGTTAAAACCATATCAACGACAAAAAAACGCCAAAACTGTTTTAAAAAATACTACTAATGGTTTTTACGAAGTGCTTCCTAGTTATTGAGATCAATATGACGAATTTGAATTTGTTGGATGTTGTACTGATATTTGTGTATTACAATTTGTAATGAATTTAAAAATTTGATTTAATAAAATTGGGAGTAAAAAACCAATTTATGTAATACAAAAATGTGTTGAAACTTTTGATTCACCAACCCATAATGGTGATGAGATGCATAAATTAGCATTACAATTGATGCAAGAAGCCGGAGTGGAAATTGTTTAA
- a CDS encoding Smr/MutS family protein → MFNKELDLHGLHSEEAIAKISTAMIDLESSLIDALYVQTGIGTGVMQAVLEDFIFRYNATNDYKISYETLNNGGVYKLIIHRKKHQKRLFWFCSKTYEETPNNVEIVSDFDAMVEDFKYQNKK, encoded by the coding sequence TTGTTTAATAAAGAATTAGACTTACATGGTTTACATTCAGAAGAAGCGATTGCAAAAATTTCAACTGCAATGATAGATTTAGAGAGTTCACTTATTGATGCCCTATATGTTCAAACTGGTATTGGTACTGGCGTCATGCAAGCGGTTTTAGAAGATTTTATTTTTAGGTATAATGCGACTAATGATTATAAAATTTCTTATGAAACTTTAAATAATGGCGGGGTTTATAAATTAATCATTCATCGAAAAAAACATCAAAAAAGATTGTTTTGATTTTGTTCTAAAACTTATGAGGAAACACCAAATAATGTTGAAATAGTAAGTGATTTTGATGCAATGGTTGAAGATTTTAAGTATCAAAACAAAAAATAG
- the thiI gene encoding tRNA uracil 4-sulfurtransferase ThiI, with product MYNKILIRYGELVLKKKNRKSFINQLSNNITHIVGTAPEVEFDRMYLPYSLKNLEQLNFVFGISSYSPVIITNNDLKEFQNTILKLIKPSTKTFKIQARRNYKKFEYTSDQLNNVLGGYVLKNTNLKVDVHNPNQTFYIEIRNKQTYIFSDYISGLGGLPVGISGRALHLISGGFDSPVAAFLMMKRGVKLDFLTFLTPPQTDEKTVSKIKNLVQILNKYQISSNLLMANFSHLLNYISFISKQSYKINLMRRSFYRTAEKIALRYGQLAISNGENLGQVASQTLESMNTIGWVIKLPILRPLLTYDKNEIIQIARKINTHDISIIATNETCELFAPKDPVTKPTIVQAELLENELSMITQLEEELINEKITIMKVRVNET from the coding sequence ATGTATAACAAAATCTTAATTAGATATGGTGAATTAGTATTAAAAAAGAAAAATCGCAAATCTTTTATTAATCAACTCTCTAACAATATAACACACATTGTTGGAACTGCGCCCGAAGTAGAATTTGATCGAATGTATCTACCATATAGTTTAAAAAATCTTGAACAGCTTAATTTTGTTTTTGGTATTAGTTCATATTCTCCGGTAATTATTACTAATAATGATCTCAAAGAATTTCAAAATACAATATTAAAACTTATCAAACCTAGTACTAAAACTTTTAAGATTCAAGCACGCCGTAATTATAAAAAATTTGAATATACATCAGACCAATTAAACAATGTTCTTGGTGGTTATGTTTTAAAAAATACTAATTTAAAAGTAGATGTACACAATCCAAACCAAACCTTTTATATCGAGATTCGCAATAAACAAACCTATATTTTTTCAGATTACATTTCTGGTTTAGGTGGTTTGCCGGTTGGAATTTCAGGTCGCGCATTACACTTAATTTCAGGTGGATTTGATTCTCCTGTTGCCGCATTTTTAATGATGAAACGCGGTGTTAAATTAGACTTCCTTACTTTCTTAACTCCGCCACAAACGGATGAAAAAACAGTATCAAAAATTAAAAATCTAGTACAAATTTTAAATAAATATCAAATCTCATCTAATTTATTAATGGCAAATTTTTCACATCTTTTAAACTATATTTCCTTTATAAGCAAACAATCTTATAAAATCAATTTAATGCGTCGCAGTTTTTATCGTACCGCAGAAAAAATAGCTTTAAGATATGGTCAATTAGCTATATCAAACGGAGAAAATTTAGGACAAGTAGCTTCACAAACCCTAGAATCAATGAATACTATTGGTTGAGTTATCAAATTACCTATCCTAAGACCATTATTAACATATGATAAAAACGAGATTATACAAATTGCACGTAAAATTAATACACACGATATCTCCATTATTGCAACAAACGAAACATGTGAATTGTTTGCTCCAAAAGATCCAGTAACAAAACCCACTATAGTTCAAGCTGAACTTTTAGAAAATGAATTAAGTATGATAACACAACTAGAAGAAGAATTAATAAATGAAAAAATTACAATAATGAAGGTGAGGGTAAATGAAACATAA
- a CDS encoding ROK family protein codes for MSNPKYSPYATADIGGSNVRFALFDDNANIVLKYRQATDSNSSEKTCDWILGLINKYQIQYLALCVPGPSDYENGIIHKSPNLTGSWVNFDLKTYFLERSNLKDIVFENDANAMALANHKFYNCDKNQISQFFTISTGFGAGLILEDQIYHGNKYFAQEIAQIPVSFTPCYNYPKLKNPNALELHCSGSGIAWKAQNLKIAENAQEVFKLGKNNNIHALKLIDEAQIALRNMFAISAALLAPNNFFVGGSLALNNKDFVIKAFELAKEISDINHFQGVNLYFDQLGDDSALIGLYYLIKQRNN; via the coding sequence ATGTCAAATCCTAAATATTCTCCATATGCCACCGCTGATATTGGTGGTAGTAATGTTCGTTTTGCGCTTTTTGATGATAATGCAAATATAGTATTAAAATACCGTCAAGCTACTGATTCTAATTCGTCTGAAAAAACATGTGATTGGATTCTAGGATTAATTAATAAATATCAAATTCAATATTTAGCATTATGTGTCCCTGGACCATCTGATTATGAGAATGGAATTATTCATAAAAGTCCAAATTTAACCGGAAGTTGAGTAAATTTTGATTTAAAAACATATTTTTTAGAACGTAGTAATTTAAAGGATATAGTTTTTGAAAATGACGCAAATGCAATGGCTTTAGCCAATCATAAATTTTATAATTGTGATAAAAATCAAATTAGTCAATTTTTTACAATTAGCACAGGTTTTGGTGCGGGATTGATATTGGAAGATCAAATTTATCATGGTAATAAATATTTTGCACAAGAAATAGCACAGATTCCAGTATCATTTACACCTTGTTATAATTATCCAAAATTAAAAAATCCAAATGCGCTAGAGTTACATTGTTCTGGTAGTGGAATCGCTTGAAAAGCTCAAAATTTAAAAATCGCAGAAAATGCGCAAGAGGTTTTTAAATTAGGAAAAAACAATAATATACATGCTTTAAAATTAATAGATGAAGCACAAATTGCATTGAGAAATATGTTTGCCATATCGGCGGCATTATTAGCACCAAATAATTTTTTTGTTGGTGGAAGTTTAGCACTAAATAACAAAGATTTTGTTATAAAAGCATTTGAATTAGCAAAAGAAATTAGTGATATCAATCACTTTCAAGGTGTTAATTTATATTTTGACCAACTAGGAGACGATTCAGCATTGATTGGTTTATATTATTTAATTAAACAAAGGAACAATTAA
- a CDS encoding LemA family protein — translation MANLVDNRNVHTPEGFQPNVDSRPKAATATPSSKALFWIFGLLIFSWIYYLYKRNKFNRMQLDANNAAATIDTVLVQRFDTLSKLVDQVKSYKEFEKSVLTDVTRMRSLVGQGGLQNGNEIDALNKSVFGRLIAVSESYPELQASSLYKELMNQTTYLERELQAARRLYNSQVNEFNKAIFSLPGSIVAAMKELETLPLFVASEQQKQDVSMSNL, via the coding sequence ATGGCAAATTTAGTTGATAATAGAAATGTTCATACCCCTGAAGGTTTTCAACCGAATGTAGATTCAAGACCGAAAGCGGCAACCGCCACCCCTTCATCAAAAGCGTTGTTTTGAATCTTTGGCTTATTAATTTTTTCATGAATTTATTACCTTTATAAAAGAAATAAATTTAATAGAATGCAGCTAGATGCAAATAACGCAGCAGCTACTATTGATACAGTTTTAGTGCAACGTTTTGATACACTTAGCAAACTAGTAGATCAAGTTAAATCATACAAAGAATTTGAAAAAAGCGTTTTAACTGATGTTACTAGAATGAGATCATTAGTAGGACAGGGCGGACTTCAAAATGGAAATGAGATTGATGCTTTAAACAAAAGTGTTTTTGGCAGATTAATTGCAGTTTCTGAATCATATCCTGAACTACAAGCAAGTTCATTATATAAGGAATTAATGAATCAAACCACTTATTTAGAAAGAGAATTGCAAGCAGCTAGAAGGTTGTACAATTCTCAAGTAAACGAATTTAACAAAGCAATTTTTTCACTTCCAGGGAGCATTGTTGCTGCTATGAAAGAATTAGAAACATTGCCTTTATTCGTTGCATCAGAACAACAAAAACAAGATGTTTCAATGTCTAATTTATAA
- the trpS gene encoding tryptophan--tRNA ligase, producing the protein MQQRFLSGIKPTGNLTLGNYIGAIKNFISLQNEYQPIVFVADLHSLTTGAVDVKELSNARKTIVALYLACGLNPEKTTIFYQSAVIEHTLLQWLCTSETTIGELSRMTQFKDKSQKLKQGNGTEKIPSGLLMYPTLMAADILLYNPDLVPIGEDQTQHLELTRNIAERLNKNYKMNFKIPKAYIPKVGARIKSLSNPVVKMSKSESGSDKGVIYLLEDPQSAYNKILKAVTDSENKVYISEDKPGILNLLNIHAALNDLTLQQSEAMFKDNNYKEFKEAVANDVKNLLIDIQTKFQSVLEQVDEVAAAGAEKARALAKPTITKLMQKMGFN; encoded by the coding sequence ATGCAACAAAGATTTTTGAGTGGAATTAAACCGACAGGTAATTTAACATTAGGTAATTATATTGGGGCAATTAAAAACTTTATCAGTCTACAGAATGAATACCAACCAATTGTTTTTGTGGCTGATTTGCATTCATTAACTACTGGTGCAGTTGATGTTAAAGAGTTAAGTAACGCACGCAAAACGATTGTTGCGTTGTATTTAGCATGTGGTTTAAATCCTGAAAAAACCACAATCTTCTATCAATCTGCTGTGATAGAACATACTTTACTACAGTGATTATGCACTAGCGAAACCACAATTGGTGAACTTTCAAGAATGACTCAGTTTAAAGATAAATCACAAAAACTTAAACAAGGAAATGGTACTGAAAAAATTCCATCAGGGTTGCTAATGTATCCTACTTTGATGGCTGCTGATATTTTGTTGTATAATCCTGATTTAGTTCCGATTGGTGAAGATCAAACACAACATTTAGAACTAACTAGAAATATCGCTGAACGCCTAAATAAAAACTACAAAATGAACTTTAAAATTCCAAAAGCATATATTCCAAAAGTGGGAGCGAGAATTAAATCTTTGTCTAATCCTGTAGTAAAAATGTCTAAATCTGAATCTGGTAGCGATAAAGGGGTTATTTATTTACTAGAAGATCCACAAAGTGCTTATAATAAAATTTTAAAAGCAGTAACTGATTCAGAAAATAAGGTATATATTTCAGAAGATAAACCTGGGATTTTAAATCTATTAAACATACACGCAGCATTAAATGATTTGACCTTACAACAAAGTGAAGCAATGTTTAAGGATAACAATTATAAAGAATTTAAAGAAGCAGTAGCAAATGATGTCAAAAACTTGTTAATTGATATTCAAACTAAATTTCAAAGTGTATTAGAACAAGTGGATGAAGTAGCTGCGGCTGGTGCTGAAAAAGCCAGAGCATTAGCAAAACCAACCATTACAAAATTAATGCAGAAAATGGGATTTAATTAG
- the thrS gene encoding threonine--tRNA ligase, whose product MKADKKLNHTTSHLLAAAILQLYPDVKLGFGPAIEEGFYYDFEFSQPLSDTELIKIEKLMKKLASRNLVMQEVSEKEYNLSKQPYKRELYHELKNQGKNITFYALVDPLNKQNVFVDLCAGGHVEDTKKIKHFKLLNLAGAYWRGDSNNIQLTRIYGTSRSSKDELDAYLTILQDRKDRDHRKIGKEMKLFMFNKLGGQGLPFWLEDGMYIHNEIRNLILKKDREYGFSEVLTPHFGEVELYKISGHLVHYKDDMFKAIQMDENESLIARPMTCPHHILCYNSEKRSYRDLPIRYSEQSQLYRYEKSGALTGLERVRGMLLTEGHLFVRKDQIATEFKAMYRLIKETLAEFNIQISYVSLSLRDPQDKQKYYQDDVMWNSAEVELKQVLDDLKVEYIEKIGEAAFYGPKMDIQIFTALGHEITVSTLQLDFLLPKHFKMSFTNKLGEEETPVLIHRGLIGTYERFVAILIEQTKGVFPFWLAPKQITVIPATNSDEDVNAAKEVNKRLFALGFRSKLDLRDERLSKKIRDAQTSKSKFQVIIGEKERQSNTISYREYGQQQTYNITLSDFVNKLTLLRKSHD is encoded by the coding sequence ATGAAAGCAGACAAAAAATTAAATCATACAACTAGTCACTTATTAGCGGCAGCAATTTTGCAACTATACCCTGATGTGAAATTAGGTTTTGGACCCGCAATAGAAGAGGGATTTTATTATGATTTTGAGTTTTCACAGCCTTTATCTGATACTGAGTTAATTAAAATTGAAAAATTAATGAAGAAACTAGCATCTCGCAATTTGGTGATGCAAGAAGTTTCTGAAAAAGAGTATAATCTAAGCAAACAGCCTTATAAAAGAGAGTTATATCATGAACTTAAAAATCAAGGTAAAAATATCACTTTTTATGCTTTGGTAGATCCTTTAAATAAGCAAAATGTTTTTGTGGACTTGTGTGCTGGTGGTCATGTTGAAGATACAAAAAAAATCAAGCATTTTAAATTACTTAATTTAGCAGGTGCATATTGACGTGGCGATTCAAATAATATTCAGTTAACCAGAATTTATGGAACATCACGTAGTTCAAAAGACGAATTAGATGCTTATTTAACAATTTTACAAGACCGTAAAGACCGTGATCATCGTAAAATTGGTAAAGAAATGAAATTGTTTATGTTTAATAAACTCGGCGGACAAGGATTACCATTTTGATTAGAAGATGGGATGTATATTCATAATGAAATTCGCAACTTAATCCTAAAAAAAGACCGCGAATATGGTTTTAGTGAAGTATTAACCCCGCATTTTGGCGAGGTTGAACTTTATAAAATTTCAGGGCATTTAGTACACTATAAAGATGATATGTTTAAAGCAATTCAGATGGATGAAAATGAAAGCTTAATTGCTCGTCCAATGACCTGCCCACACCATATTTTATGCTATAACTCTGAAAAGCGCTCATATCGTGACTTGCCAATTCGTTATAGTGAACAGTCACAGTTATATCGCTATGAAAAATCTGGAGCATTAACTGGTTTAGAACGAGTACGCGGGATGCTTTTAACTGAAGGACATTTATTTGTGCGTAAAGACCAAATTGCGACCGAATTTAAAGCAATGTATCGCTTAATTAAAGAAACATTAGCCGAATTTAATATCCAAATTAGTTATGTTTCCTTATCATTACGCGATCCACAAGATAAGCAAAAATACTATCAAGATGATGTAATGTGAAACTCAGCCGAGGTAGAACTAAAACAAGTTTTAGATGATCTGAAAGTTGAATATATAGAAAAAATAGGTGAAGCAGCTTTTTATGGACCAAAAATGGATATTCAAATTTTTACAGCACTAGGACACGAAATTACCGTTTCTACTCTACAATTAGATTTTTTACTTCCAAAACACTTCAAGATGTCATTCACTAATAAACTTGGCGAAGAAGAAACCCCGGTTCTAATTCACCGTGGTTTAATTGGTACATATGAGCGTTTTGTTGCAATTCTAATAGAACAAACTAAAGGAGTTTTTCCGTTTTGACTAGCACCAAAACAAATTACAGTAATTCCAGCCACTAATTCAGACGAAGACGTTAATGCAGCTAAAGAAGTGAATAAGCGTCTTTTTGCTTTAGGATTTAGATCAAAATTAGATTTACGTGATGAACGTTTAAGTAAAAAAATTCGCGATGCGCAAACATCTAAATCTAAGTTTCAAGTCATTATTGGTGAAAAAGAACGCCAAAGCAATACAATTTCATATCGCGAATATGGGCAACAACAAACTTACAATATAACCCTAAGTGATTTTGTGAATAAACTAACCTTATTAAGGAAATCGCATGACTAG
- a CDS encoding heat-inducible transcriptional repressor HrcA, protein MLKDELKPGHETVLKYTILLYIESAEAISSLNLLKKYPEIKFSSAKVRYLMNDLEQRGFLIKPHSSSGRIPTSKGLNYYANFLSETFEEKMLQKLETILNKKRDQIDSTLDQAAKVISDITNLTLVTTDLETNYLLKSIEMVPLSSNSATIVMVISSGEVFSKIIKFEEGVGLKDLRIAIKIFKDRLIDVAINQLANFVLSLKEPLAAQIKNYQKVIDSFITQIFNSKIENFTKNKVYGKNNIILRDDIDRQTLTKMLDVIENYSVWDQIEQNSDDEKRIKISIDDHRTYMSKRIENNSKITEVSVVGASTSDYNTMRTALNVFEYILKNTKKGE, encoded by the coding sequence ATGCTAAAAGATGAATTAAAACCAGGACATGAAACTGTTTTAAAATATACCATTTTATTATATATAGAATCAGCAGAAGCAATTAGTAGTTTAAATTTACTGAAAAAATATCCTGAAATTAAGTTCTCAAGCGCAAAAGTTAGGTATTTAATGAATGATTTAGAGCAAAGAGGTTTTCTGATTAAACCACACTCCTCTAGCGGTAGAATTCCTACTTCTAAAGGACTAAATTACTATGCAAACTTTTTAAGTGAAACATTCGAAGAAAAGATGTTGCAAAAATTAGAAACTATTTTAAATAAGAAACGAGATCAAATTGATTCAACATTAGATCAAGCTGCAAAAGTAATCTCGGACATTACAAATTTAACATTAGTAACCACTGATTTAGAAACAAATTATTTATTAAAGAGTATAGAAATGGTACCACTTAGTTCTAATAGTGCAACAATTGTAATGGTAATTTCATCGGGTGAAGTGTTTTCCAAAATTATTAAGTTTGAGGAAGGTGTTGGTCTAAAAGATTTAAGGATTGCAATTAAAATCTTTAAGGATCGCTTAATTGATGTAGCAATTAATCAATTAGCGAATTTTGTATTGTCGTTAAAAGAACCGCTGGCGGCACAAATAAAAAACTACCAAAAGGTTATTGATTCATTTATTACACAAATTTTTAATAGTAAAATTGAAAATTTTACTAAGAACAAAGTATATGGAAAAAATAATATTATCTTAAGAGATGATATTGACCGTCAAACATTGACAAAGATGCTAGATGTGATTGAAAATTATTCTGTTTGAGATCAAATAGAACAAAATTCGGATGATGAAAAGCGAATTAAGATTTCAATTGATGATCACCGCACTTATATGTCCAAGCGAATTGAAAATAATTCTAAAATTACTGAAGTATCAGTAGTAGGAGCAAGCACATCGGATTATAATACAATGCGCACTGCCTTAAATGTTTTTGAATACATTTTAAAAAATACTAAAAAAGGAGAATAG
- the grpE gene encoding nucleotide exchange factor GrpE: protein MFKDEKTKIGDILKGNFKLYLNGIHQVEYDKEATIELGKNEYLDDLDTFLINRKYKRNYEIDFNYRKDHPNEFLAGKSVKLVISHIEINPKSDETKKETVSEIEKLNQLVTSLKQEVARKELEILNLQTEFKFKAHELSKKAEEKLLEAEQIQKEKLNKERQEIKDYALQRFFEDFLLPFNNLTMAVKVGENSQSAEVKNYNIGFNIVIKQFEQVFENHGVELIIPQLETEFNPECQQVVDFMEDLSSTNLIKKVTRYGLKLNNRVVTPASVVLSKKN, encoded by the coding sequence ATGTTTAAAGATGAAAAAACAAAAATTGGTGATATTTTAAAAGGAAATTTTAAATTATATTTAAATGGTATTCACCAAGTTGAATATGATAAAGAAGCGACTATTGAGCTAGGAAAAAATGAATATTTAGATGATTTGGATACTTTTTTAATCAATCGTAAGTATAAAAGGAATTATGAAATTGATTTTAATTATCGCAAAGATCATCCAAATGAATTTTTAGCAGGAAAATCAGTTAAATTAGTTATTTCACATATAGAAATTAATCCAAAATCAGATGAAACAAAGAAAGAAACAGTTAGCGAAATAGAAAAACTCAATCAATTAGTTACTTCTTTAAAACAAGAAGTTGCTAGAAAAGAACTTGAAATACTAAATTTACAAACTGAATTTAAATTTAAAGCACATGAATTGTCTAAGAAAGCAGAGGAAAAATTATTAGAAGCAGAACAAATTCAAAAAGAAAAATTAAATAAAGAACGTCAAGAAATTAAAGATTATGCACTACAAAGATTTTTTGAAGATTTCTTACTTCCTTTTAATAACTTAACAATGGCGGTAAAGGTAGGAGAAAATTCCCAATCTGCCGAAGTTAAAAACTATAATATTGGATTTAATATCGTTATTAAACAATTTGAACAAGTTTTTGAAAATCATGGGGTTGAATTAATAATTCCGCAACTAGAAACTGAATTTAATCCAGAATGTCAACAAGTTGTAGATTTTATGGAAGATTTAAGCTCAACTAATCTTATAAAAAAAGTAACAAGATATGGTTTAAAATTAAATAACCGCGTAGTTACACCAGCATCGGTAGTATTATCTAAAAAAAATTAG
- the dnaK gene encoding molecular chaperone DnaK, with protein sequence MAKEIILGIDLGTTNSVVSIVEGKNSVVLENPNGKRTTPSVVSFKNGEIVVGDAAKRQVETNPNTVVSIKRLMGTSQTVHVNNKDYKPEEISAMILSYMKEYAEAKLGQKVSKAVITVPAYFDNAQREATKIAGKIAGLDVLRIINEPTAAALAFGLEKTNKSMKVLVYDLGGGTFDVSVLELEDGTFEVLSTSGDNHLGGDDWDHEIVKWMSKKIKQQYNYDVENDKMAKNRLKEMAEKAKIDLSNQSVANINLPFLAMSENGPINVELELKRSEFEDMTSHLLDRTRKPIEDALKQAGITSKDLHEVLLVGGSTRMPAVQEMVKRTLNKEPNRSINPDEVVSIGAAIQGGVLAGDIDDILLLDVTPLTLGIETLGGVATPLIARNTTIPVTKSQIFSTAADNQTEVTIRVVQGERTEAANNKTLGQFNLGGIEPAPRGVPQIEVSFTIDVNGITTVTAKDLKTNKDAKITISNSTKLSEEEIQRMIKEAEINKEADAKRKEEIETIVRAESLIDQLKKAKTEQGDKLDEKSSQESDKLIKELQELIDKKDIPALKTKLDEMENMIRNFANYAAQQNATKKEDKEDTATVVED encoded by the coding sequence ATGGCAAAGGAAATTATTTTAGGAATTGATTTAGGGACAACTAACTCAGTTGTTTCAATAGTAGAAGGTAAAAATTCTGTTGTTTTAGAAAATCCTAACGGAAAAAGAACAACACCTTCTGTTGTAAGTTTTAAAAATGGTGAAATAGTTGTGGGAGATGCCGCAAAGCGTCAAGTAGAAACTAATCCAAACACAGTTGTTTCAATTAAAAGATTGATGGGAACTTCACAAACAGTACATGTAAATAACAAAGATTATAAACCTGAAGAAATTTCAGCAATGATTCTTTCATATATGAAAGAATATGCGGAAGCAAAATTAGGACAAAAAGTATCGAAAGCCGTGATTACAGTTCCTGCGTATTTTGATAATGCACAACGTGAAGCAACCAAAATTGCTGGTAAAATCGCGGGATTAGATGTTTTAAGAATTATCAACGAACCCACCGCTGCTGCCTTGGCATTTGGATTAGAAAAAACCAATAAGTCAATGAAAGTTTTAGTTTATGATCTTGGTGGTGGAACTTTTGATGTTTCAGTTCTAGAATTAGAAGATGGAACATTTGAGGTGTTATCAACAAGTGGAGATAACCACCTTGGTGGAGATGATTGAGATCACGAAATTGTAAAATGAATGTCTAAGAAAATCAAACAGCAATATAATTATGATGTTGAAAACGATAAAATGGCTAAAAACAGATTAAAAGAAATGGCCGAAAAAGCAAAAATTGATTTATCAAATCAATCAGTAGCAAACATTAACTTACCGTTCCTTGCAATGTCTGAAAATGGACCAATTAACGTTGAATTAGAGTTAAAACGTAGTGAATTTGAAGATATGACTTCACATTTATTAGACAGAACCAGAAAACCAATTGAAGATGCTTTAAAACAAGCAGGTATTACTTCAAAAGATTTACATGAAGTATTATTGGTTGGTGGTTCAACCAGAATGCCGGCTGTTCAAGAAATGGTTAAGCGAACCTTAAATAAAGAACCAAACCGTTCAATTAACCCGGACGAAGTTGTTTCAATCGGAGCCGCAATTCAAGGGGGAGTTTTAGCTGGGGATATTGACGATATTCTATTATTAGATGTTACTCCGCTTACATTAGGAATTGAAACATTAGGTGGTGTTGCAACACCATTAATTGCAAGAAATACAACTATTCCGGTTACTAAGAGTCAAATTTTCTCAACGGCTGCCGATAATCAAACAGAGGTTACAATTAGAGTTGTACAAGGTGAAAGAACAGAAGCCGCAAATAATAAAACATTAGGTCAATTTAACTTAGGCGGAATTGAACCGGCACCACGTGGTGTACCGCAAATTGAAGTAAGTTTTACAATTGACGTTAATGGTATTACAACAGTAACTGCAAAAGACTTAAAAACCAACAAGGATGCAAAAATTACAATTAGTAACTCAACTAAACTTTCTGAAGAAGAAATTCAAAGAATGATTAAAGAAGCAGAAATTAATAAAGAAGCTGATGCAAAACGTAAAGAAGAAATTGAAACAATCGTTCGTGCCGAATCTTTAATTGATCAACTTAAAAAAGCAAAAACTGAACAAGGTGATAAATTAGATGAAAAATCAAGTCAAGAAAGTGATAAATTAATTAAGGAATTACAAGAATTAATAGATAAAAAAGACATTCCAGCATTAAAAACAAAATTAGATGAAATGGAAAATATGATTCGTAATTTCGCAAACTATGCAGCACAACAAAACGCAACCAAAAAAGAAGATAAAGAAGACACTGCAACAGTAGTTGAAGATTAA